From the Phoenix dactylifera cultivar Barhee BC4 chromosome 10, palm_55x_up_171113_PBpolish2nd_filt_p, whole genome shotgun sequence genome, one window contains:
- the LOC103711045 gene encoding alcohol dehydrogenase 3-like, with protein MASTAGKVIKCRAAVSWEAGKPLVMEEVEVAPPQAMEVRLKILYTSLCHTDVYFWEAKGQTPVFPRIFGHEAGGIVESVGEGVTELAPGDHVLPIFTGECRDCAHCKSEESNMCDLLRINTDRGVMIHDGKSRFSIKGKPIYHFLGTSTFSEYTVVHVGCVAKINPLAPLDKVCVVSCGISTGFGATVNVAKPPKGSTVAIFGLGAVGLAAAEGARASGASRIIGVDVNPKRFEAAKNFGCTEFVNPMDYDKPPQEVIAEMTNGGVDRSVECTGNINAMISAFECVHDGWGVAVLVGVPHKEAEFKTHPMNFLNERTLKGTFFGNYKPRSDIPSVVEKYMNKELELEKFITHSVPFSEINKAFDLMLKGEGLRCIIRMEG; from the exons ATGGCAAGCACTGCGGGTAAAGTCATCAAATGCAGAG CGGCGGTGTCTTGGGAGGCGGGGAAGCCGCTGGTGATGGAGGAGGTGGAGGTTGCGCCGCCGCAGGCGATGGAGGTTCGGTTGAAGATCCTTTATACTTCGCTCTGCCATACCGATGTCTACTTCTGGGAAGCTAAG GGCCAGACTCCTGTCTTTCCTCGGATCTTTGGCCATGAAGCTGGAGG GATAGTAGAGAGTGTTGGGGAGGGTGTGACTGAGCTTGCACCCGGAGACCATGTCCTTCCTATATTCACTGGAGAATGCAGAGATTGTGCTCACTGTAAGTCCGAGGAGAGCAACATGTGTGATCTCCTCAGGATAAACACAGACCGTGGAGTGATGATCCATGACGGGAAATCGAGGTTCAGTATCAAGGGAAAACCCATTTACCATTTCTTAGGAACATCCACCTTCAGCGAGTACACAGTCGTCCATGTCGGCTGTGTTGCCAAGATCAACCCCTTGGCTCCCCTTGATAAGGTTTGTGTTGTTAGCTGTGGCATTTCAACAG GGTTCGGTGCGACTGTTAATGTAGCAAAACCACCAAAGGGTTCGACAGTGGCTATTTTTGGTTTGGGAGCTGTAGGTCTTGCT GCTGCAGAAGGAGCTAGAGCTTCAGGAGCGTCAAGGATCATTGGTGTTGATGTGAACCCCAAGAGGTTTGAGGCAG CAAAGAATTTTGGTTGCACGGAGTTTGTGAATCCAATGGACTATGACAAACCACCCCAAGAG GTGATTGCTGAGATGACTAATGGTGGAGTTGATCGAAGCGTTGAATGCACCGGCAACATAAATGCCATGATATCTGCATTTGAATGTGTTCATGAT GGTTGGGGTGTTGCTGTACTGGTTGGGGTGCCTCACAAAGAAGCTGAGTTCAAAACCCATCCTATGAACTTCCTCAACGAGAGGACTCTTAAGGGAACCTTCTTTGGAAACTATAAACCGCGCTCTGACATTCCTTCGGTCGTTGAGAAGTATATGAACAAG GAGCTAGAATTGGAGAAATTCATCACTCACAGTGTACCTTTCTCCGAGATCAACAAGGCCTTCGATTTGATGCTCAAGGGGGAAGGCCTTCGGTGCATCATTCGCATGGAGGGTTAG